From a region of the Geothrix sp. 21YS21S-2 genome:
- a CDS encoding outer membrane beta-barrel protein, translating to MTATHALLTCALVLSLGAPARAADTRFLLSGGPVVNQGSTVDLTGKTTGGYTAEAGVQFGIPSFGPDLLVYAGYAHMPSRDGTPDRPTFELSGTRVGVDLVYRPWEGVPLAIRTGPSVHVWKGTQRGGDPSLYPADNHLKAGWRLGLDYDLTRNWSATVLYTFTEWRSNADIDLATTNPSRPAYVSLMATYRF from the coding sequence ATGACTGCCACCCACGCACTGCTCACCTGCGCTCTCGTCCTGTCCCTCGGCGCTCCGGCCCGGGCCGCGGACACCCGGTTCCTGCTTTCCGGCGGCCCCGTCGTCAACCAGGGCAGCACCGTCGACCTCACGGGGAAGACCACCGGCGGCTACACCGCCGAGGCCGGCGTCCAGTTCGGCATCCCGTCCTTCGGGCCGGACCTCCTGGTATACGCCGGCTACGCCCACATGCCCAGCCGGGACGGCACGCCCGACCGGCCCACCTTCGAACTGAGCGGCACCCGGGTGGGCGTCGATCTGGTCTACCGCCCCTGGGAGGGTGTCCCCCTCGCGATCCGCACCGGCCCCTCGGTCCACGTGTGGAAGGGCACCCAGCGGGGCGGGGATCCCTCCCTCTACCCCGCCGACAACCACCTGAAGGCCGGCTGGCGCCTGGGCCTCGACTACGACCTCACGAGGAACTGGTCCGCCACCGTGCTCTACACCTTCACCGAGTGGCGGTCCAATGCGGACATCGACCTCGCGACCACCAATCCCAGCCGTCCGGCGTACGTCAGCCTCATGGCCACCTACCGGTTCTGA
- a CDS encoding SIS domain-containing protein, which produces MSAVFSQFDEEARATLGGLHTLPEILGQPALWRRIWTRLRGEKHRLSTFLDPGALGPDREIVLTGAGSSAYIGELLQGRYALRTGRAVRAVPTTDIVTNPEEAFPRNVPTLLISFARSGSSPESVAALDCAEARLEDVRHLVVTCNPQGALANHATRGPREVFVLPPEADDQGLAMTGSFTGMALAGLLLADLEGLEAAGARVECLAKAAEHLLATQGDLFRRLGALPFTRAIFLGSGALKAAARECHLKLQELSNGAVICAYESFLGLRHGPKAAINGETLLVFLFSGRPGHRAYEADLVDEIHGGAQGLFHLGVGDGLRDPSGREAAIPLDGSMDDEERAICAVLTAQILGVHKAIALGLRPDSPSPTGSISRVVRGVTIYPASERQRG; this is translated from the coding sequence ATGAGCGCAGTCTTTTCCCAATTCGACGAGGAGGCCCGGGCCACCCTGGGCGGCCTCCACACCCTTCCCGAGATCCTCGGCCAGCCTGCGCTTTGGCGCAGGATCTGGACCCGGCTCCGCGGGGAGAAGCACCGCCTCTCCACCTTCCTCGACCCCGGGGCCCTGGGCCCGGACCGGGAGATCGTCCTCACCGGGGCCGGCTCCTCCGCCTACATCGGCGAGCTGCTCCAGGGCCGCTACGCCCTGCGCACCGGGCGCGCCGTGCGGGCGGTGCCCACCACCGACATCGTCACCAACCCCGAGGAGGCCTTCCCCCGGAACGTGCCCACCCTGCTCATCTCCTTCGCCCGTTCCGGCAGCAGCCCCGAAAGCGTGGCCGCGCTGGACTGCGCCGAAGCCCGCCTGGAGGACGTCCGGCACCTCGTCGTCACCTGCAACCCCCAGGGCGCCCTGGCGAACCACGCCACCCGCGGCCCCCGGGAGGTGTTCGTCCTGCCGCCGGAGGCCGACGACCAGGGCCTGGCCATGACCGGGAGCTTCACCGGCATGGCCCTGGCCGGGCTGCTGCTGGCGGACCTGGAGGGCCTGGAGGCCGCCGGTGCGCGGGTGGAGTGCCTCGCGAAAGCGGCCGAGCACCTCCTGGCCACCCAGGGCGACCTGTTCCGCCGGCTGGGGGCCCTGCCCTTCACCCGGGCCATCTTCCTGGGTTCGGGCGCCCTGAAGGCCGCCGCGCGGGAGTGCCACCTCAAGCTCCAGGAGCTCAGCAACGGCGCGGTGATCTGCGCCTACGAATCCTTCCTGGGACTCCGCCACGGCCCCAAGGCCGCCATCAACGGAGAGACGCTCCTCGTCTTCCTGTTCTCGGGACGCCCCGGCCACCGGGCCTACGAGGCGGACCTGGTCGACGAGATCCACGGCGGCGCGCAGGGGCTGTTCCACCTTGGCGTAGGCGACGGCCTCCGGGACCCCTCGGGCCGGGAAGCCGCCATCCCCCTGGACGGCTCCATGGACGACGAGGAGCGCGCCATCTGCGCGGTCCTGACGGCCCAGATCCTGGGGGTCCACAAGGCCATCGCCCTGGGCCTGCGTCCCGACAGCCCCTCTCCCACCGGAAGCATCTCCCGCGTGGTACGCGGCGTTACGATCTACCCAGCCAGCGAAAGGCAGCGAGGATGA
- a CDS encoding carbohydrate kinase family protein, translating to MTRTTDVLVVGELNVDLILDGLAGLPELGKEVLAEAMTLTLGSSSAIFASNLSTLGTKVAFLGRVGEDLFGDLVVERLRARGVDTALVLRTPAHATGATVVLNRGEDRAMATYMGAMAQLSLADVTEERLGSARHLHFASAFLQPGLFREIPALFRRAKACGLTTSFDPQWDPAERWDLDLAAILPHVDVFLPNEQELLNLTRKATIPEALEALRPHAHTVVAKQGAAGATAAQGHAIRFQPSFLNSRVVDAIGAGDSFDAGYVSRFIAGDTCEACLRHGCLMGAVNTTAAGGTGAFTDLPAVLAVARERFHA from the coding sequence ATGACGAGAACCACTGACGTACTCGTGGTCGGCGAACTGAACGTGGACCTGATCCTCGACGGTCTCGCCGGCCTGCCGGAACTCGGCAAGGAGGTCCTGGCCGAGGCCATGACCCTCACCCTGGGCAGCTCCTCCGCCATCTTCGCCAGCAACCTCAGCACCCTGGGCACCAAGGTCGCCTTCCTGGGCCGGGTGGGCGAGGACCTGTTCGGCGACCTGGTGGTGGAGCGCCTGCGCGCCAGGGGCGTGGACACCGCCCTGGTCCTTCGCACCCCGGCCCACGCCACGGGCGCCACGGTCGTCCTCAACCGCGGCGAGGACCGCGCCATGGCCACCTACATGGGGGCCATGGCCCAGCTCTCCCTGGCCGACGTCACCGAGGAGCGCCTGGGCTCGGCCCGGCACCTGCACTTCGCCTCGGCCTTCCTCCAGCCCGGACTGTTCCGGGAGATCCCGGCCCTGTTCCGCCGGGCCAAGGCCTGCGGCCTCACCACCTCCTTCGATCCCCAGTGGGACCCCGCGGAGCGCTGGGACCTGGACCTGGCCGCCATCCTGCCCCATGTGGACGTCTTCCTCCCCAACGAGCAGGAACTCCTCAACCTCACCCGGAAGGCCACGATCCCCGAGGCCCTGGAGGCCCTCCGGCCCCACGCGCACACGGTGGTGGCCAAGCAGGGCGCCGCCGGGGCCACCGCCGCCCAGGGGCATGCCATCCGCTTCCAGCCCTCCTTCCTCAACAGCCGGGTGGTGGACGCCATCGGCGCCGGGGACAGCTTCGACGCCGGGTACGTCTCCCGCTTCATCGCCGGGGACACCTGCGAGGCCTGCCTGCGCCACGGCTGCCTCATGGGCGCCGTCAACACCACCGCCGCCGGGGGCACCGGAGCCTTCACGGACCTGCCCGCGGTCCTCGCCGTTGCCCGGGAGCGCTTCCATGCCTAG
- a CDS encoding class II fructose-bisphosphate aldolase — MPSLREKLLEMRDRKGALLAANYYNAETLRGVLEGAADLGQPIILQMTRGSIDYLGLAVALAMGRAGLRQHGVEGWIHLDHALSLDLVADCLQAGFDSVMIDASEQDLDRNIAVTRQAVALARATGANVEAELGFVAKLGQEADPAGLTDPGQAALFVEATGVDALAVSIGTAHGFYKAEPRLDLERLASIHRLTGVPLVLHGGSGVGEASIRAAVARGICKVNVATETKDAFVRGIKRELLASSGIDIRAIFPPAIRDVKDLIASKLRMLMDEDGHA, encoded by the coding sequence ATGCCTAGCCTGCGCGAGAAGCTCCTGGAGATGAGGGACCGCAAGGGGGCCCTCCTGGCCGCCAACTACTACAACGCCGAGACCCTCCGCGGGGTCCTGGAGGGCGCCGCGGATCTGGGCCAGCCCATCATCCTGCAGATGACCCGCGGCTCGATCGACTACCTGGGCCTGGCCGTGGCCCTGGCCATGGGCCGCGCCGGCCTGCGCCAGCACGGCGTCGAGGGGTGGATCCACCTGGACCACGCCCTCAGCCTGGACCTGGTCGCGGACTGCCTCCAGGCCGGTTTCGACTCGGTGATGATCGACGCCAGCGAGCAGGACCTGGACCGCAACATCGCCGTGACCCGCCAGGCCGTGGCCCTGGCCCGGGCCACCGGGGCGAACGTGGAGGCCGAGCTGGGGTTCGTGGCCAAGCTCGGCCAGGAGGCCGACCCCGCCGGCCTCACCGACCCCGGCCAGGCCGCGCTGTTCGTGGAGGCCACCGGCGTGGACGCCCTTGCCGTCTCCATCGGCACCGCCCACGGCTTCTACAAGGCCGAGCCCCGCCTGGACCTGGAGCGCCTGGCCAGCATCCACCGCCTCACGGGCGTCCCGCTGGTGCTCCACGGCGGTTCCGGCGTGGGGGAGGCCTCCATCCGCGCCGCGGTGGCCCGGGGGATCTGCAAGGTCAACGTGGCCACCGAGACCAAGGACGCCTTCGTGCGCGGCATCAAGCGCGAGCTCCTGGCCTCCAGCGGCATCGACATCCGCGCCATCTTCCCCCCCGCCATCCGCGACGTGAAGGACCTGATCGCCTCCAAGCTGAGGATGCTCATGGACGAGGACGGCCATGCCTGA
- a CDS encoding class II D-tagatose-bisphosphate aldolase, non-catalytic subunit, with the protein MPDLLTLQKDRREGRVRGIYAVCSAHPLVLRAALDQAAADGTPTLIEATCNQVDQFGGYTGMTPGAFVAFVHALAAEAGFDPRRIILGGDHLGPNPWRGEDARSAMAKAGDLVEAYVAAGFQKIHLDASMACAGDPAVLPGPVVAERAAALCLRAEVARERHPGPAPVYVIGTEVPPPGGTQDGDPGLRPTAPGDVAATLDITRAAFLRLGLDSAWERVIALVVQPGVEFGQAEIHPYRREAAAPLAAALASRAPWMYEAHSTDYQTPEALRQLVEDRFAILKVGPWLTFAYREALFSLEAIAHELHAFNPARPRPRLAEVLEAVMLGNPIHWKNHYHGKEGELAFARRFSLSDRSRYYWADPDVVAEVARLFELTEGPLPLELLSQYRPLEYDAVREGLLPPTGRAVAIHAVRRVLGHYAAACQLQGSPC; encoded by the coding sequence ATGCCTGACCTCCTCACCCTCCAGAAGGACCGCCGCGAAGGCCGGGTGCGCGGGATCTACGCGGTGTGCTCGGCCCACCCTCTGGTCCTGCGCGCCGCCCTGGACCAGGCCGCGGCGGACGGGACCCCCACGCTCATCGAGGCCACCTGCAACCAGGTGGATCAGTTCGGCGGCTACACCGGCATGACCCCCGGCGCCTTCGTCGCCTTCGTCCACGCCCTCGCCGCCGAGGCCGGCTTCGACCCCCGGCGCATCATCCTGGGCGGCGACCACCTGGGCCCCAATCCCTGGCGCGGGGAGGACGCCCGGAGCGCCATGGCCAAGGCGGGCGACCTGGTGGAAGCCTACGTGGCCGCCGGTTTCCAGAAGATCCACCTGGACGCCAGCATGGCCTGCGCCGGCGACCCCGCGGTCCTGCCAGGACCGGTCGTGGCCGAACGCGCCGCGGCCCTCTGCCTCCGGGCCGAGGTGGCCCGCGAACGGCACCCGGGGCCCGCGCCGGTCTACGTCATCGGCACCGAGGTGCCGCCCCCCGGCGGCACCCAGGACGGCGACCCCGGCCTGCGCCCTACCGCCCCCGGGGACGTGGCGGCCACCCTCGACATCACCCGGGCCGCCTTCCTCCGGCTCGGCCTGGACAGCGCATGGGAGCGCGTGATCGCCCTGGTGGTGCAGCCCGGCGTCGAATTCGGCCAGGCCGAGATCCACCCCTACCGCCGGGAGGCCGCCGCACCCCTGGCGGCCGCCCTCGCCTCCCGTGCGCCCTGGATGTACGAGGCCCACTCCACGGACTACCAGACCCCCGAGGCCCTGCGCCAGCTGGTGGAGGACCGCTTCGCCATCCTGAAGGTGGGCCCCTGGCTGACCTTCGCCTACCGGGAGGCCCTCTTCTCCCTGGAGGCCATCGCCCATGAGCTGCACGCCTTCAACCCCGCGCGCCCCCGGCCCCGCCTCGCCGAGGTCCTGGAGGCCGTCATGCTCGGCAACCCCATCCACTGGAAGAACCACTACCATGGGAAGGAAGGCGAACTGGCCTTCGCCCGCAGGTTCAGCCTGAGCGACCGTTCCCGGTACTACTGGGCCGACCCGGACGTGGTCGCCGAGGTGGCGCGCCTCTTCGAGCTCACCGAGGGTCCGCTCCCGCTGGAACTGCTCAGCCAGTACCGCCCCCTGGAATACGACGCCGTGCGGGAAGGGCTCCTCCCGCCCACCGGCAGGGCCGTGGCCATCCATGCCGTTCGCCGCGTGCTGGGGCACTATGCCGCCGCCTGCCAACTCCAAGGATCCCCATGCTGA
- a CDS encoding EamA family transporter yields the protein MLKQTWFLYTLVTVLAWGLWGALIDTPAAAGFPETLGYIVWAVTMIPPCLVALARVGWRVETDRRSVVYGCLAGFLGAGGQLVLFKVLRIAPAYLVFPFIALSPLVTIILALVISRERASARGWAGIALALAAGILLAYAPPGAKAGPGLLWVGPALLVFLAWGFQGFVISHGNKSMRAESIFFYMTVTGLLLAPAAWFMTDFSRTINWGFRGPWLAALIQVLNAVGALLLVYAFRHGRAIIVSPLINAGAPVVTIVISLVLFRTLPLAPQALGMAAALAATLLMGWEDEKPAQA from the coding sequence ATGCTGAAGCAGACCTGGTTCCTGTACACCCTCGTCACCGTCCTCGCCTGGGGCCTGTGGGGCGCGCTCATCGATACGCCGGCGGCCGCGGGCTTCCCCGAGACCCTCGGCTACATCGTGTGGGCCGTCACCATGATCCCGCCCTGCCTGGTGGCCCTGGCGCGGGTGGGGTGGCGGGTGGAGACGGACCGCAGGTCCGTGGTCTACGGATGCCTCGCGGGCTTCCTGGGCGCCGGCGGGCAGCTGGTGCTCTTCAAGGTCCTGCGCATCGCGCCCGCCTACCTCGTCTTCCCCTTCATCGCCCTCTCGCCCCTGGTCACCATCATCCTGGCCCTGGTCATCTCGCGGGAGCGGGCTTCGGCGCGGGGGTGGGCCGGCATCGCCCTGGCCCTGGCAGCCGGCATCCTGCTGGCCTACGCCCCTCCCGGAGCCAAGGCCGGCCCGGGCCTCCTGTGGGTGGGCCCGGCCCTGCTGGTGTTCCTGGCCTGGGGCTTCCAGGGTTTCGTCATCTCCCACGGCAACAAGTCCATGCGCGCCGAGAGCATCTTCTTCTACATGACCGTGACGGGGCTCCTCCTGGCGCCCGCGGCCTGGTTCATGACCGACTTCAGCAGGACCATCAACTGGGGCTTCCGCGGCCCCTGGCTCGCGGCCCTGATCCAGGTGCTCAACGCCGTGGGAGCCCTGCTCCTGGTGTACGCCTTCCGCCACGGCAGGGCCATCATCGTCTCCCCCCTCATCAACGCGGGCGCCCCCGTGGTGACCATCGTCATCTCCCTGGTCCTGTTCCGCACGCTGCCCCTGGCCCCGCAGGCCCTGGGCATGGCCGCGGCCCTGGCGGCGACCCTGCTCATGGGCTGGGAAGACGAGAAGCCCGCCCAGGCCTGA
- a CDS encoding glycoside hydrolase family 36 protein, protein MTISKLLPALVCVVAAAAPLKLAGPRAEFQVLPSGRILATRLEGGRRLTLDAGPGREAPVLDLRRAQAAGGRMEVPFLGAPARTLILELRGEALLASIRVVNPQARPLPLAAQTVLRTRMAAGPLHSFQGSSVEWGEDEVLEPRPGTRPNAMGAMNPNGLGGGIPVAAFWNAATCASLGFLTTGACALPVTGGPGGTTAALVLPARTLAPHETWTSPRCYVSVHAGDFYDPLRLWSTLMGRSPKAPPATAYEATWCSWGYGFDITPAQMEGVLPKLKDLGLAWATLDDRWFDAYGDWKPRPDTFPGTSLRDLVDRYHRAGVKVQLWWLPLAAEIPNGKGESHRYRQSRVAQDHPEWLVLDPAGRPALMVRDLAVLDPALPEVRAYFRAMAAGFIRDTGFDGFKMDNVYAVPPCYNPAHHHASPDESTRAAAEVYREIQETVHALKPEAVIQICPCGTLPSADWLPFQDQGVTADPVGAVQVRRRIKILKALMGPAAAVFGDHVELSAMSREGHDDWFETGEDFASTLGTGGVVGTKFVWPPTGVVPKSGPVDLTPAREATWRKWLALYDRKGLSSGTFLNLYTLGVDHPEGYAVAKDGILHYAFYAPGPWRGEVELRGLRPGSYRVRDYAEGRDLGTVTSAEGRPPRLAVAFTDHLLLEAAP, encoded by the coding sequence ATGACGATTTCCAAGCTCCTCCCGGCCCTGGTCTGCGTCGTGGCCGCGGCCGCGCCGCTCAAGCTGGCCGGACCCCGCGCGGAATTCCAGGTTCTGCCCTCCGGGCGCATCCTGGCCACCCGGCTCGAAGGAGGCCGGCGCCTCACCCTGGACGCCGGACCCGGCCGGGAGGCGCCGGTGCTGGACCTGCGCCGGGCCCAGGCCGCCGGCGGCCGCATGGAGGTGCCCTTCCTGGGCGCTCCCGCCAGGACCCTGATCCTGGAGCTGCGGGGCGAGGCCCTGCTCGCCTCCATCCGGGTCGTCAACCCCCAGGCCCGGCCCCTACCGCTCGCGGCCCAGACCGTGCTCCGCACCCGGATGGCAGCGGGTCCCCTCCATTCGTTCCAGGGCTCGAGCGTCGAATGGGGCGAGGACGAAGTGCTCGAGCCCCGACCCGGAACGCGTCCCAACGCCATGGGCGCCATGAACCCCAATGGCCTGGGCGGAGGGATTCCCGTCGCCGCGTTCTGGAACGCCGCCACCTGCGCGTCCCTGGGCTTCCTGACGACGGGCGCCTGCGCCCTTCCGGTCACCGGCGGCCCCGGCGGCACCACCGCCGCCCTCGTCCTGCCGGCGCGGACCCTCGCGCCCCACGAGACCTGGACCTCCCCCCGGTGCTACGTCTCGGTCCACGCCGGGGACTTCTACGATCCCCTGCGGCTCTGGTCCACGCTCATGGGGCGGAGCCCCAAGGCTCCGCCCGCGACGGCCTACGAGGCCACCTGGTGCAGCTGGGGCTACGGCTTCGACATCACGCCCGCGCAGATGGAGGGCGTGCTCCCCAAGCTCAAGGACCTGGGCCTGGCCTGGGCCACCCTCGACGACCGCTGGTTCGACGCCTACGGCGACTGGAAGCCCCGCCCCGACACCTTCCCCGGCACGTCCCTGCGCGACCTGGTGGACCGGTACCACAGGGCCGGCGTGAAGGTGCAGCTCTGGTGGCTCCCCCTCGCCGCCGAAATCCCCAACGGCAAGGGGGAGTCCCACCGCTACCGCCAGTCCCGCGTCGCCCAGGACCATCCCGAGTGGCTCGTGCTGGACCCCGCGGGCCGCCCCGCCCTGATGGTCCGGGACCTGGCCGTCCTGGATCCCGCGCTGCCCGAGGTGCGCGCCTACTTCCGGGCCATGGCGGCCGGCTTCATCCGGGATACCGGCTTCGACGGCTTCAAGATGGACAATGTCTACGCCGTCCCCCCCTGCTACAACCCGGCCCACCACCACGCCTCCCCCGACGAATCCACCCGCGCCGCCGCCGAGGTCTACCGGGAGATCCAGGAGACCGTCCACGCCCTCAAACCCGAGGCCGTCATCCAGATCTGCCCCTGCGGCACCCTGCCTTCCGCGGACTGGCTCCCCTTCCAGGACCAGGGCGTCACCGCCGACCCCGTGGGCGCCGTCCAGGTCCGCCGCCGCATCAAGATCCTCAAGGCCCTGATGGGCCCCGCCGCCGCCGTCTTCGGCGACCACGTTGAGCTCAGCGCCATGTCCCGGGAAGGCCATGACGACTGGTTTGAAACCGGAGAGGATTTCGCCTCGACCCTGGGCACCGGCGGCGTGGTGGGCACCAAGTTCGTTTGGCCCCCCACCGGGGTGGTGCCCAAGTCCGGCCCCGTGGACCTCACCCCCGCCCGGGAAGCCACCTGGCGAAAGTGGCTCGCGCTCTACGACCGGAAGGGCCTCTCCAGCGGCACCTTCCTGAACCTCTACACCCTGGGCGTGGACCATCCGGAAGGCTACGCCGTGGCCAAGGACGGCATCCTCCACTACGCCTTCTACGCCCCGGGCCCCTGGCGGGGCGAAGTTGAACTGCGGGGCCTCCGGCCCGGCTCCTACCGGGTGCGCGACTACGCCGAAGGCCGGGACCTGGGCACGGTGACCTCCGCCGAGGGCAGGCCGCCCCGCCTCGCCGTCGCCTTCACGGACCACCTTCTCCTCGAGGCCGCCCCATGA
- a CDS encoding amidohydrolase family protein: MNPAAILLLATTLGAQAPDQLLLKDYRPRSIYRIPVTRVEKARFPVVDMHSHAYAETDEQAAAWAATMDRSGIERTVVLVTGGGADFDAAVKRYGKFPRHFELWCGIDFTGSGRPGFAEGVVAELRRCRAAGAKGVGEVTDKGGGLAGNAGGMHLDDPRMDPILEACADLGLPINVHVGEDQWMYEPADASNDGLMNAFTWKIADSPAILRHDQVLATLDRAVARHPRTTFIACHLANCCQDLAQLAALLDRHANLYADIGARFAETAPVPRAAAQFIGRYQDRLLYGTDMGMDAAMYQITFRILESEDEHFYEVEQFGYHWPLYGFGLEPGILRKLYRDNALALMKRVARN, translated from the coding sequence ATGAACCCAGCCGCCATCCTCCTCCTCGCCACGACCCTCGGGGCCCAGGCCCCCGACCAGCTCCTCCTCAAGGACTACCGCCCCCGGTCCATCTACCGGATCCCCGTCACCCGCGTGGAGAAGGCGCGGTTCCCCGTGGTGGACATGCACTCCCACGCCTACGCGGAAACCGATGAACAGGCCGCGGCGTGGGCCGCCACCATGGACCGGTCCGGCATCGAGCGCACGGTGGTGCTGGTCACCGGCGGGGGCGCCGACTTCGACGCGGCCGTGAAGCGCTACGGGAAGTTCCCGCGCCACTTCGAGCTCTGGTGCGGCATCGACTTCACCGGCTCCGGCCGGCCCGGATTCGCGGAAGGCGTCGTGGCCGAGCTTCGCCGCTGCCGCGCGGCCGGGGCCAAGGGCGTGGGCGAGGTCACGGACAAGGGCGGGGGCCTCGCCGGCAACGCCGGGGGCATGCACCTGGACGACCCGCGCATGGATCCCATCCTGGAGGCCTGCGCCGACCTGGGCCTGCCCATCAACGTCCATGTCGGCGAGGACCAGTGGATGTACGAGCCCGCGGACGCCTCCAACGACGGCCTCATGAACGCCTTCACCTGGAAGATCGCCGACTCCCCCGCCATCCTCCGCCACGACCAGGTGCTGGCCACCCTGGACCGGGCCGTCGCCAGGCATCCCCGGACGACCTTCATCGCGTGCCACCTCGCCAACTGCTGCCAGGACCTCGCCCAGCTGGCGGCCCTCCTGGACCGCCACGCCAACCTCTACGCCGACATCGGGGCGCGCTTCGCCGAGACCGCCCCCGTGCCCAGGGCCGCCGCGCAGTTCATCGGCAGGTACCAGGACCGGCTCCTGTACGGCACCGACATGGGCATGGACGCCGCGATGTACCAGATCACCTTCCGCATCCTGGAAAGCGAGGACGAGCACTTCTACGAGGTGGAGCAGTTCGGCTACCACTGGCCCCTGTACGGCTTCGGCCTGGAGCCCGGTATCCTGCGCAAGCTCTACCGCGACAACGCCCTTGCCCTCATGAAGCGCGTCGCGCGGAACTGA
- the rhlP gene encoding rhombotarget lipoprotein (RhlP (RHombo-target LipoProtein) is a family of predicted lipoproteins that, in general, co-occurs with a form of rhombosortase, and that has an apparent cleavage site for that enzyme, a GlyGly motif, near the C-terminus.) translates to MAAGPKPIFAMMAGMALLLAPGCLGPQTRSQRSGLMDYLYPKRDAAPAPNPAGARLTLPLKLGVVFVPSTTGSWRVSNLVTPAGERPLLDVVKEAFKGRSWVGEIKVIPSSYLTARGGFDNLDQVSRMYGVDVMALVSVDQIQYTDPKWYAFAYLSIVGAYALPGDSNDTRTLIDAAVFHVPTRTFLLRAPGQSVVKGSSTLVNREERLRANSGRGLELAMKELAKNLETEVETFKAQVASGERKGVDVIDRQGQSLKQTGGKDFGGSFGGVEVLAGLALAAALWRRRR, encoded by the coding sequence ATGGCCGCAGGACCCAAGCCGATCTTCGCGATGATGGCCGGCATGGCCCTCCTGCTGGCCCCGGGCTGCCTGGGGCCCCAGACCCGCTCCCAGCGCAGCGGGCTCATGGACTACCTCTATCCCAAGCGGGACGCGGCGCCGGCGCCCAACCCCGCCGGGGCGCGCCTGACCCTGCCCCTGAAGCTGGGCGTGGTCTTCGTGCCTTCCACCACCGGCTCCTGGAGGGTCTCCAACCTCGTAACCCCGGCGGGGGAGAGGCCCCTCCTGGACGTGGTGAAGGAGGCCTTCAAGGGCAGGTCCTGGGTGGGCGAGATCAAGGTCATCCCCTCCAGCTACCTCACGGCCCGGGGCGGCTTCGACAACCTGGACCAGGTGTCCCGCATGTACGGGGTGGACGTCATGGCCCTGGTGAGCGTGGACCAGATCCAGTACACCGACCCCAAGTGGTACGCCTTCGCCTACCTTTCCATCGTCGGGGCCTACGCGCTCCCCGGTGACAGCAACGACACCCGCACCCTCATCGACGCCGCCGTCTTCCACGTGCCCACCCGCACCTTCCTGCTGCGGGCCCCGGGCCAGAGCGTCGTGAAGGGCAGCTCCACGCTGGTGAACCGGGAGGAGCGGCTCCGGGCGAACTCCGGCCGGGGGCTGGAGCTGGCCATGAAGGAACTGGCGAAAAACCTGGAGACCGAGGTGGAGACCTTCAAGGCCCAGGTGGCGTCCGGTGAACGCAAGGGCGTCGACGTCATCGACCGGCAGGGCCAGTCCCTGAAGCAGACCGGCGGGAAGGACTTCGGCGGGTCCTTCGGGGGCGTGGAGGTCCTGGCCGGGCTGGCCCTGGCCGCGGCGCTGTGGCGGCGCCGGCGTTGA
- a CDS encoding alpha/beta hydrolase: MRPPILIIPGHRNSGPGHWQSLWEATLPGARRVEMPNWDFPHRPDWVEALDAAVRRAGEDAPPILVAHSLGCLAVAHWADAYRRPIHAALLVAPTDVETPEGLAEYPSWAPIPLHSLPFLSRVAASSNDPHVTLERARFFADAWRSRFTDVGPKGHLNTASGHGSWAQGEGLLEDLT, translated from the coding sequence ATGCGCCCGCCCATCCTCATCATCCCCGGCCACCGGAACTCCGGACCCGGCCACTGGCAGAGCCTCTGGGAGGCCACCCTCCCCGGAGCCCGCCGCGTCGAGATGCCCAACTGGGACTTCCCCCACCGCCCCGACTGGGTGGAGGCCCTGGACGCCGCCGTGCGCAGGGCAGGGGAGGACGCCCCCCCCATCCTCGTGGCCCATTCCCTGGGCTGCCTCGCCGTGGCCCACTGGGCCGACGCCTACCGGCGCCCCATCCACGCCGCGCTCCTGGTGGCCCCCACCGACGTGGAGACCCCCGAAGGCCTGGCGGAGTACCCGTCCTGGGCGCCCATCCCCCTCCACAGCCTGCCCTTCCTGAGCCGGGTGGCGGCCTCCAGCAACGATCCCCACGTGACCCTGGAGCGGGCGCGGTTCTTCGCCGACGCCTGGCGGAGCCGCTTCACGGACGTGGGGCCCAAGGGGCACCTGAACACCGCCTCGGGCCATGGTTCCTGGGCCCAGGGCGAAGGGCTCCTGGAGGACCTCACCTGA